The genomic region CCAGCTTTTCAAGGAAGGAATTTATCGTATTGACGAATTTTTCAAAGAAAACAGCAAGAATTGCTTGCGGAATATTATTATATCGCAAGTAATTTCTAACGCAATCTATATCTTGCAATCTAGTTTTTTTGATCTCAATTTCTTCCTTCAGAGCAACATACCTTTCCTTCTCCTTAAGTAGCAATTCTAGCTCTTTCTTGCGATTGCACAATTTAATTTCTTCATCGACGTCAATATCTTTGGGAATAGCCTTTTCTAAAGCGTCCTTTTCATCCTGCAAAGCAAATATCTCGTTGCGACATTGTTCAATCCTACCAGATAGCACATCCTTTTCTTGTAAAAGTCGAAGTCGCTTTTGAGACAGTTCGCGAATTGTTTTGTATTCTGCTAAGAATCTTTCCGGGTTTTGAATATCATATTTGATGGCAAATAGGCTCTTTTTTTCCTCCTTAAGTTTTGCTATTTCGCTGTAAATATCTCTTCGCCTTTCGTATTTGAGTTTCTTTTCTTCTAATTCCTCTTTAATCTTCTCTTTCTGTTGTTTCAAGAGTTGCTTTTGCATATGTTCCTTCTTCAATCTCGCGAAGAGATCGTCCTCATCAATTGGCCTTAGACAGAGGGGACAGGCCTTTTTGCTCTTTAGGATATTTATGTTCTGATAGATTTGCTTGCTTTCTCTTTCCAAAATGCTGATTTCCTTATCGATATCGATAAGATCCTTTTCCGAATAGATAACAGGACCGCATCGCTGTTGCCATTTTTTTAATAGACGCCGAAAATGGTCTTTATAATCAATGAGATTCTGACAATACTTTGCAGCCCTGTCCAATTCAGATGGCGACAAATTAATGTCGATTCCTTCTATAGAAGCTAAAGCAGCAAGATCAGCCTCGATTTCATTCAATTTATTACAAATATTACGCAATTCATCATGTTTCCTTCGTAATTGGAATTTTATATGTTCAAGTTGATTTTGCTTCTTCTTTATTTCGAGGAGTTCTTCTAGTGTCCTGGTATTATGTAGAGAATCGTATTCTGTCTTGAGTTTGAGATATTTGTTATATTCTTGCGAATAGTCGATGCTATATTTTGCAGTATTCTCTTTTATGAATATCCCTAGTTCCTGATAGAGTCGATCCAGCTTTTTGATATCGAGAATCTCTAAAAATAGCTGGATCCTCTCTTTTGGCGTTGCATTGATGAATTTTCTTATTTCACCCTGGCGCAGAAAAATGCAATTGTCAAATACATTTCTCTTTAGTCCAATCCCTTGAAGCAGCGAAGCGATCTCCGCATTTCCAAAAAATTCCTTTCCGTCGAAAATTGCCTTTGCCTTTTCCTTTAGATTCCTCGTTATAACCAATTCCTTTCCTTTAAAATCCAAGACCAGAATGACATAAGCATCATTACTGTCGGCATTCCGCCGGATGCACAATTCCTTTTTGAATGGCAGATCGCCTGTAATGGCATAGTAAATGCAATTAAGGATGTTTGTCTTACCAGAACCGTTTGCCCCGACAATGAGATTTA from candidate division WOR-3 bacterium harbors:
- a CDS encoding SMC family ATPase gives rise to the protein MFKLKSLTIRNLFQYKEANIPFSSQINLIVGANGSGKTNILNCIYYAITGDLPFKKELCIRRNADSNDAYVILVLDFKGKELVITRNLKEKAKAIFDGKEFFGNAEIASLLQGIGLKRNVFDNCIFLRQGEIRKFINATPKERIQLFLEILDIKKLDRLYQELGIFIKENTAKYSIDYSQEYNKYLKLKTEYDSLHNTRTLEELLEIKKKQNQLEHIKFQLRRKHDELRNICNKLNEIEADLAALASIEGIDINLSPSELDRAAKYCQNLIDYKDHFRRLLKKWQQRCGPVIYSEKDLIDIDKEISILERESKQIYQNINILKSKKACPLCLRPIDEDDLFARLKKEHMQKQLLKQQKEKIKEELEEKKLKYERRRDIYSEIAKLKEEKKSLFAIKYDIQNPERFLAEYKTIRELSQKRLRLLQEKDVLSGRIEQCRNEIFALQDEKDALEKAIPKDIDVDEEIKLCNRKKELELLLKEKERYVALKEEIEIKKTRLQDIDCVRNYLRYNNIPQAILAVFFEKFVNTINSFLEKL